A single window of Halobacterium jilantaiense DNA harbors:
- a CDS encoding hemolysin family protein, which translates to MVELLDVGGVLLALFLVVMNGVFVAAEFAFVKVRPTQVNALVERGKPGAKAVQDAVENLDSYLAVSQLGITLSSLGLGWVGEPAVAALIDPVLGQVLPATLVHLVAFAVGFGTITFLHVVFGELAPKTFAIQEAVKVALVVAPLMKVFYFVFRPGLVVFNGTANYFTRLAGVSPASESEETHTEEEIRMILTRSEETGEIDLDEVEMIESVFELGDTIAREIMVPRPDVATVPASMGLPELRGIVAGGAYTRYLVLDDDGEQPVGFVHAKDVLHATETEPDRGEAVTARDLAREALAVPETRRVDSILADFQAQEGSQLAVVIDEWGVFEGVLTIEDVLEEIVGDIQDEFDTDGQQPSIDAREDGTYLVDGGVPVQAVNDRLDTDFESDDVETIGGFVFSRLGRVPEVGDELEHDGVLLRVDAVTDARIDRLVVQPPEPTATDGDASDDESDA; encoded by the coding sequence ATGGTCGAACTGCTCGACGTCGGTGGCGTGCTGCTCGCGCTGTTTCTGGTGGTGATGAATGGCGTGTTCGTCGCCGCCGAGTTCGCGTTCGTGAAGGTACGGCCGACGCAGGTGAACGCGCTCGTCGAGCGCGGGAAACCCGGCGCAAAGGCCGTCCAGGACGCCGTCGAGAACCTCGACAGCTACCTCGCGGTGAGCCAGCTCGGTATCACGCTGTCCTCGCTCGGCCTCGGGTGGGTGGGCGAGCCCGCGGTCGCCGCGCTCATCGACCCCGTGCTCGGCCAGGTGCTGCCCGCGACGCTCGTCCACCTCGTCGCGTTCGCCGTCGGGTTCGGCACTATCACGTTCCTCCACGTCGTCTTCGGGGAGCTCGCACCGAAGACGTTCGCCATCCAGGAGGCCGTGAAGGTCGCGCTCGTCGTCGCGCCCCTGATGAAGGTCTTCTACTTCGTGTTCCGGCCCGGTCTCGTCGTGTTCAACGGCACTGCGAACTACTTCACGCGCCTCGCAGGCGTCTCCCCCGCCTCAGAGAGCGAGGAGACCCACACCGAGGAGGAGATTCGGATGATTCTCACGCGCTCGGAGGAGACCGGCGAAATCGACCTCGACGAAGTCGAGATGATCGAGAGCGTCTTCGAGCTCGGGGACACGATTGCCCGCGAAATCATGGTGCCGCGACCGGACGTCGCCACTGTCCCCGCGTCCATGGGGCTGCCGGAACTCCGCGGCATCGTCGCCGGCGGCGCGTACACGCGCTACCTCGTCCTTGACGACGACGGCGAGCAGCCGGTCGGCTTCGTCCACGCCAAGGACGTCCTGCACGCCACCGAGACGGAGCCCGACCGCGGCGAGGCAGTGACTGCTCGCGACCTCGCACGCGAGGCGCTGGCCGTCCCCGAGACCCGTCGCGTCGACTCCATCCTCGCTGACTTCCAGGCCCAGGAGGGCAGTCAACTCGCCGTCGTCATCGACGAGTGGGGCGTCTTCGAGGGCGTGCTCACCATCGAGGACGTCCTCGAGGAGATTGTCGGCGACATCCAAGACGAGTTCGACACCGACGGCCAGCAGCCGTCTATCGACGCCCGCGAGGACGGCACGTACCTCGTTGACGGCGGCGTTCCCGTTCAGGCCGTCAACGACCGCCTCGACACCGACTTCGAGAGCGACGACGTCGAGACCATCGGCGGCTTCGTCTTCAGCCGGCTCGGCCGCGTCCCCGAAGTCGGCGACGAACTCGAACACGACGGCGTTCTGCTGCGCGTCGACGCCGTCACCGACGCCCGCATCGACCGGCTCGTCGTCCAGCCACCCGAACCAACTGCGACCGACGGCGACGCCAGCGACGACGAGTCCGACGCCTGA
- the cca gene encoding CCA tRNA nucleotidyltransferase produces MSDFEAVVAGVRERVDPTPEERRALAATAGRLADRARAAIADLPVEADVLQVGSTARGTWVAGDRDIDLFVRFPADLPREDLEAHGLTVGAAVLPDGHEEYAEHPYVKGEFEGYDVDLVPCYRLDAATDIQSAVDRTPFHNDYLLGRLDDDLAGDVRLFKQFLKGIGVYGSDLRTQGFSGYLAELLVVEYGGFRATLEAARDWHPTVVLDPEDHQAADFDDPLVVVDPTDPERNVAAVVSETNIAVLQHHAREFLDNPSEDAFEPDDPEPLDEDDVQSHLDRRGTTPLAVVFDAPDLVDDQLYPQLYRSRDGLARGLREYGFEVVRTATWADDRAVLFAELSVAELPAVERHEGPPVHVADHARGFYEKYADDEDVYGPFVDDGRYVVERERDIRTAREFADEHLHEVALGAHVASLVDAGDYDVLVGESVTGLAGAFGTELAAYFDPSA; encoded by the coding sequence ATGAGCGACTTCGAGGCGGTCGTCGCGGGCGTCCGGGAGCGCGTGGACCCGACGCCCGAGGAGCGGCGGGCGCTCGCCGCGACCGCCGGCCGGCTGGCCGACCGCGCGCGGGCGGCCATCGCCGACCTGCCCGTCGAAGCGGACGTCCTCCAGGTCGGGAGTACCGCCCGGGGGACGTGGGTGGCGGGCGACCGCGACATCGACCTGTTCGTCCGGTTTCCGGCAGACCTCCCACGAGAGGACCTCGAAGCCCACGGGCTGACCGTCGGAGCGGCGGTGCTGCCCGACGGCCACGAGGAGTACGCCGAACACCCCTACGTGAAAGGCGAGTTCGAGGGCTACGACGTGGACCTGGTGCCGTGCTACCGGCTGGACGCGGCCACCGACATCCAGTCGGCAGTCGACCGGACGCCGTTCCACAACGACTACCTCCTCGGTCGGCTGGACGACGACCTCGCCGGGGACGTGCGGCTGTTCAAGCAGTTCCTCAAGGGCATCGGCGTCTACGGCAGCGACCTCCGCACGCAGGGGTTCTCGGGCTACCTCGCGGAGCTACTCGTCGTCGAGTACGGCGGCTTCCGGGCGACACTAGAGGCGGCGCGAGACTGGCACCCGACGGTCGTTCTCGACCCCGAGGACCACCAGGCGGCGGACTTCGACGACCCACTGGTGGTCGTGGACCCGACGGACCCGGAGCGGAACGTCGCAGCCGTCGTCTCCGAGACGAACATCGCCGTGCTCCAGCACCACGCCCGCGAGTTCCTCGACAACCCCAGCGAGGACGCCTTCGAGCCGGACGACCCGGAGCCGCTCGACGAGGACGACGTCCAGTCCCACCTCGACCGCCGGGGGACGACGCCGCTGGCGGTCGTCTTCGACGCGCCGGACCTCGTCGACGACCAGCTCTACCCGCAGCTCTACCGGTCCCGGGACGGCCTCGCCAGGGGGCTCCGCGAGTACGGTTTCGAGGTGGTCCGAACGGCGACCTGGGCCGACGACCGCGCCGTCCTGTTCGCGGAACTCTCGGTCGCCGAACTCCCCGCCGTCGAGCGCCACGAGGGCCCGCCGGTCCACGTCGCGGACCACGCCCGGGGCTTCTACGAGAAGTACGCCGACGACGAGGACGTCTACGGCCCCTTCGTCGACGACGGCCGGTACGTCGTGGAGCGCGAGCGCGACATCAGGACCGCCCGCGAGTTCGCCGACGAACACCTCCACGAGGTCGCGCTCGGCGCGCACGTCGCGTCGCTCGTCGACGCCGGTGACTACGACGTGCTGGTCGGCGAGAGCGTCACAGGGCTCGCAGGAGCGTTCGGAACCGAACTGGCCGCTTACTTCGACCCGAGCGCCTGA
- a CDS encoding histone deacetylase family protein, whose translation MRFGFSETCLDHDPGPRHPESPDRLRAIKRGLQKRHGVTYEGAAPADAADVAAVHEDGYVEEVRQFCERGGGNWDPDTVATEATWSAALASAGLAMDAVRAAMNGASGRDTPFSLGRPPGHHAVEDDAMGFCFVNNAAVAAQYALDEHDLDRVAIFDWDVHHGNGIQDIFYDRGDVFYASIHEDGLYPGTGAIDETGEGDGEGATLNLPFPAGAGDADYAAAVDDLIAPAVAEFDPDIFLVSAGFDAHRHDPISRLHLSTEGYGLLADRVRGVADAVGAPLAFILEGGYSLDALSDGVGMVHETFDGRTPAEPDDGVDAAVQDVFEDARAASQALGSK comes from the coding sequence ATGAGATTCGGATTCAGCGAGACGTGTCTCGACCACGACCCGGGGCCGCGCCACCCGGAGAGCCCGGACCGCCTGCGCGCCATCAAACGCGGGCTCCAGAAGCGCCACGGCGTCACCTACGAGGGAGCCGCGCCCGCCGACGCCGCCGACGTGGCTGCCGTCCACGAGGACGGCTACGTCGAGGAGGTCCGGCAGTTCTGCGAGCGCGGCGGTGGGAACTGGGACCCTGACACCGTCGCGACGGAGGCGACGTGGTCGGCCGCGCTGGCGAGCGCGGGGCTCGCGATGGACGCGGTTCGCGCCGCGATGAACGGCGCGAGCGGTCGCGACACGCCGTTCTCGCTGGGCCGGCCGCCCGGCCACCACGCCGTCGAGGACGACGCGATGGGGTTCTGTTTCGTGAACAACGCGGCCGTCGCCGCCCAGTACGCGCTCGACGAGCACGACCTCGACCGGGTCGCCATCTTCGACTGGGACGTCCACCACGGCAACGGCATCCAGGACATCTTCTACGACCGCGGCGACGTCTTCTACGCGTCAATCCACGAGGACGGCCTCTACCCGGGTACGGGCGCTATCGACGAGACGGGCGAGGGCGACGGCGAGGGCGCGACGCTGAATCTCCCGTTCCCGGCGGGTGCGGGCGACGCCGACTACGCGGCCGCCGTCGACGACCTGATTGCGCCGGCCGTCGCGGAGTTCGACCCCGACATCTTCCTCGTGAGCGCGGGCTTCGACGCGCACCGCCACGACCCGATTTCGCGGCTCCACCTCTCCACGGAGGGCTACGGGCTGCTCGCCGACCGCGTCCGCGGAGTGGCCGACGCCGTCGGCGCGCCGCTGGCGTTCATCCTCGAAGGTGGGTACAGCCTCGACGCGCTCTCGGACGGCGTCGGCATGGTCCACGAGACGTTCGACGGGCGCACGCCCGCGGAGCCGGACGACGGCGTCGACGCGGCCGTTCAGGACGTCTTCGAGGACGCCCGGGCCGCCAGTCAGGCGCTCGGGTCGAAGTAA
- a CDS encoding histone family protein, with translation MSVELPFAPVDAIIRRHAGDLRVSADAAEELARRIQRHGAALAVDAAAIADADGRKTLMAEDFGVTSVPDGGDLDLPVAPVDRIARLDVDDRFRVSKDARVALADILEDYASEASEGAALLAEHADRRTVQAEDVSTYFELVG, from the coding sequence ATGAGCGTCGAACTCCCGTTCGCGCCGGTGGACGCCATCATCCGGCGGCACGCGGGTGACCTGCGGGTGAGCGCTGACGCGGCCGAGGAACTGGCGCGCCGCATCCAGCGCCACGGGGCCGCCCTGGCCGTGGACGCGGCGGCCATCGCGGACGCCGACGGGCGGAAGACACTGATGGCCGAGGACTTCGGCGTGACGTCCGTGCCGGACGGCGGGGACCTCGACCTGCCGGTCGCGCCCGTCGACCGAATCGCGCGCCTGGACGTCGACGACCGCTTCCGGGTGTCGAAAGACGCCCGCGTCGCGCTCGCGGACATCCTCGAGGACTACGCCTCCGAGGCTTCCGAGGGGGCCGCGCTGCTCGCGGAGCACGCCGACCGTCGCACCGTTCAGGCCGAGGACGTCAGCACGTACTTCGAGCTCGTGGGATGA
- a CDS encoding single-stranded DNA binding protein translates to MGAIEDIYEDLDTDDVSLEEFREAVESKVEQMGGLADEETAAMLIAHEVDDGEVNGIADIEPEMDEVKFIAKVTSVGDVRTFERDDDEQPEGRVVNVEVADETGSVRVSLWDEQAEAASDELEVGQVLRVKGRPKDGYNGVEVSVDQLEVDDDEEVDVQVQDEYAVADLSLGISDVNLVGEVLSTEAVRTFDRDDGSEGKVSNLVLGDETGRVRVTLWDEQAETALDLDPGEVVEVVDGYVRERDGSLELHVGDRGAVDPVDADVAFEPDSTPIEDLELDDVADIAGVVRSADPKRTFDRDDGSEGQVRNVRVQDDTGDIRVAMWGDKADLDIGPGDEVAFVDVEIQDGWQDDIEASAGWQASVIQLAEGATDQSGGDDASQGLGAFAGDDDSDDAEDARSADDGAAKTNGQRPGDAEDVEFTGVVVQAQDPVILDDGEETMSVDTDADVTLGQEVTVRGSLQDGRLQADELR, encoded by the coding sequence ATGGGGGCTATCGAGGACATCTACGAGGACCTCGACACCGACGACGTCTCCCTCGAAGAGTTCCGGGAGGCCGTCGAGTCGAAGGTCGAACAGATGGGCGGGCTGGCCGACGAGGAGACGGCAGCCATGCTCATCGCCCACGAGGTCGACGACGGCGAGGTCAACGGCATCGCCGACATCGAGCCCGAGATGGACGAGGTGAAGTTCATCGCGAAGGTGACGAGCGTCGGCGACGTGCGGACGTTCGAGCGCGACGACGACGAGCAGCCGGAGGGTCGCGTGGTGAACGTCGAGGTCGCCGACGAGACGGGCAGCGTCCGCGTCTCGCTGTGGGACGAGCAGGCGGAGGCGGCCAGCGACGAACTGGAGGTCGGTCAGGTGCTACGCGTCAAGGGCCGGCCCAAAGACGGCTACAACGGCGTGGAGGTGAGCGTCGACCAGCTGGAGGTCGACGACGACGAGGAGGTCGACGTCCAGGTGCAGGACGAGTACGCGGTCGCGGACCTCTCGCTGGGCATCTCGGACGTGAACCTCGTCGGCGAGGTGCTGTCGACGGAGGCCGTTCGCACGTTCGACCGGGACGACGGCAGCGAGGGAAAGGTCTCGAATCTGGTCCTCGGGGACGAGACGGGCCGCGTCCGCGTGACGCTCTGGGACGAGCAGGCCGAGACCGCCCTCGACCTCGACCCGGGCGAGGTCGTGGAGGTCGTGGACGGCTACGTCCGCGAGCGCGACGGCAGCCTCGAACTCCACGTCGGCGACCGGGGCGCGGTCGACCCCGTCGACGCGGACGTGGCCTTCGAGCCCGACAGCACGCCCATCGAGGACCTCGAACTCGACGACGTGGCGGACATCGCGGGCGTCGTGCGTTCCGCCGACCCCAAGCGCACGTTCGACCGGGACGACGGCAGTGAGGGCCAGGTGCGGAACGTGCGCGTGCAGGACGACACCGGTGACATCCGGGTGGCGATGTGGGGCGACAAGGCCGACCTCGACATCGGACCCGGCGACGAGGTGGCGTTCGTCGACGTGGAGATTCAGGACGGCTGGCAGGACGACATCGAGGCGTCGGCCGGCTGGCAGGCGTCGGTCATCCAGCTCGCCGAGGGCGCGACCGACCAGTCTGGCGGCGACGACGCCAGTCAGGGCCTCGGCGCGTTCGCGGGCGACGACGACAGCGACGACGCGGAGGACGCGCGCTCCGCCGACGACGGCGCGGCGAAGACCAACGGTCAGCGCCCCGGCGACGCGGAGGACGTCGAGTTCACGGGCGTCGTCGTACAGGCCCAGGACCCCGTGATTCTGGACGACGGCGAAGAGACGATGAGCGTCGACACGGACGCCGACGTGACGCTCGGGCAGGAAGTGACGGTGCGCGGGTCGCTGCAGGACGGCCGCCTGCAGGCCGACGAACTGCGGTAG
- a CDS encoding immunoglobulin domain-containing family protein → MRRRTMLAAVASGAVTATAGCARLPAWSDDGTADGAGVSESSFTVGDANCGEGSDSATVRTEDAAVAVRGTVTVASGCQTVELDDATVDDGELRVVVASVEREGVEQCVQCLTDVSYSASVTPVGGLPERVVVVHEARGERNEVASVDL, encoded by the coding sequence ATGCGTCGACGCACCATGCTCGCGGCCGTGGCGTCCGGGGCGGTGACGGCGACAGCCGGGTGTGCTCGCCTGCCCGCGTGGAGTGACGACGGGACGGCCGATGGTGCCGGCGTCTCGGAGTCGTCGTTCACAGTCGGGGACGCGAACTGCGGGGAGGGCAGCGACTCGGCGACCGTGCGTACCGAAGACGCGGCGGTCGCGGTTCGGGGGACGGTGACCGTCGCGAGCGGGTGTCAGACTGTCGAACTCGACGACGCCACCGTCGACGACGGCGAACTCCGGGTGGTGGTCGCGAGCGTCGAGCGCGAGGGCGTCGAACAGTGCGTGCAGTGTCTCACCGACGTGTCGTACAGCGCCTCCGTGACCCCGGTCGGCGGACTGCCCGAGCGCGTCGTCGTCGTCCACGAGGCCCGGGGCGAGCGGAACGAAGTCGCGTCCGTCGACCTCTGA
- a CDS encoding DUF309 domain-containing protein translates to MDAALRAGIAIHNAGHHHAAHDAWEDEWLALDDGSDERLLHGLVQFTAAVHHARNRNWTGAVGLCESAREYLADLPADYRGVNVGAVRGYLGRLGDDPERVEREPVLALTLDGDELALADLDAPAAVEAAVVLAAHHGYDDAAFEAAAEYARDGLADGEYNEFAALLCDFAAGDAQRALVATRLGQHVQRRQRREDDVAGLFDES, encoded by the coding sequence ATGGATGCGGCGCTGCGCGCGGGAATCGCGATTCACAACGCCGGCCACCACCACGCCGCCCACGACGCCTGGGAGGACGAGTGGCTGGCGCTCGACGACGGCTCGGACGAGCGACTGCTCCACGGCCTCGTCCAGTTCACGGCGGCGGTCCACCACGCACGGAACCGGAACTGGACGGGCGCGGTCGGGCTCTGTGAGAGCGCGCGCGAGTACCTCGCTGACCTCCCGGCGGACTACCGCGGCGTGAACGTCGGGGCGGTTCGGGGGTACCTCGGACGCCTCGGCGACGACCCCGAGCGCGTCGAACGGGAGCCGGTGCTGGCGCTCACGCTGGACGGCGACGAACTGGCGCTGGCGGACCTCGACGCCCCCGCCGCGGTCGAGGCGGCGGTGGTGCTCGCGGCCCACCACGGCTACGACGACGCGGCGTTCGAGGCTGCCGCCGAGTACGCCCGGGACGGGCTGGCCGACGGCGAGTACAACGAGTTCGCGGCGCTGCTCTGTGACTTCGCGGCGGGCGACGCCCAGCGCGCGCTCGTCGCGACGCGGCTCGGCCAGCACGTCCAGCGCCGCCAGCGCCGCGAGGACGACGTGGCGGGCCTGTTCGACGAGAGCTAG
- a CDS encoding M48 family metallopeptidase yields the protein MALVGAILFAFYSVAVAAAWFFFGQSQTILGIAIVGSILLVGVQYKVGKWAALRSVGAQDMDPQQYSRIHQRVEALSRDMGIEKPTLKVARMGVPNAFAVGRKGNGTVVVSEELIQILDNQELDGVLAHELAHIANRDVVTMVIGQGIASVVGIVAQYIVMFTGDNDLADLFLGIVVGNLVQFFVMLFVLAISRYREYVADSDAREAIGTGEPLARALEKISQGHQRGQESRVDENVSALCIFGESTSLLTKLVSTHPPMEKRIQRLRS from the coding sequence ATGGCGCTCGTCGGTGCCATCCTCTTCGCGTTCTACTCGGTAGCGGTGGCTGCCGCGTGGTTCTTCTTCGGGCAGAGCCAGACGATTCTCGGCATCGCCATCGTCGGCAGCATCCTGCTGGTCGGCGTCCAGTACAAGGTCGGGAAGTGGGCCGCGCTCCGGAGCGTCGGCGCTCAGGACATGGACCCGCAGCAGTACTCCCGCATCCACCAGCGCGTCGAAGCGCTCTCCCGCGACATGGGCATCGAGAAGCCCACGCTCAAGGTCGCTCGGATGGGCGTCCCGAACGCCTTCGCCGTCGGCCGGAAAGGAAACGGGACCGTCGTCGTCTCCGAGGAACTCATCCAGATTCTGGACAACCAGGAACTCGACGGCGTGCTCGCCCACGAACTCGCGCATATCGCCAACCGCGACGTGGTGACGATGGTCATCGGACAGGGCATCGCGTCCGTCGTCGGCATCGTCGCCCAGTACATCGTGATGTTCACGGGCGACAACGACCTCGCAGACCTCTTCCTCGGTATCGTGGTCGGCAACCTCGTGCAGTTCTTCGTGATGCTGTTCGTGCTCGCCATCAGCCGCTACCGCGAGTACGTCGCGGACTCGGACGCCCGGGAAGCCATCGGCACCGGCGAACCGCTCGCCCGCGCCCTGGAGAAGATTTCTCAGGGCCACCAGCGCGGCCAGGAGTCCCGCGTCGACGAGAACGTCTCCGCGCTCTGCATCTTCGGCGAGAGCACGAGCCTCCTGACGAAGCTCGTCTCCACGCACCCGCCGATGGAGAAGCGCATCCAGCGCCTGCGCTCGTAG
- a CDS encoding AN1-type zinc finger protein: MGDCELCAGDDKISYTCNECGGTFCSNHRLPEDHRCEALLSKNGEGWFKEDLSVRKNRRQTQIQRNSPTSESDKGAPSRKNGATTGPGMTCSECDRAARANCGECGDPYCEEHRESAAHDCTPVSHGKQASVTDEGREEQDAPAVDLPDCVKCGRDARFECDGCGQDFCLRHRRQLNHECPPTQNPSGESGILRRVKNALFGD; the protein is encoded by the coding sequence ATGGGGGACTGCGAACTCTGCGCAGGCGACGACAAAATCTCCTACACCTGCAACGAGTGTGGTGGAACGTTCTGTTCCAATCACAGACTACCCGAGGACCACCGTTGTGAGGCGCTGCTTTCGAAGAACGGTGAGGGCTGGTTCAAGGAGGACCTCTCTGTCCGGAAGAATCGCCGCCAGACGCAGATTCAGCGTAATTCTCCCACGAGTGAGTCGGACAAAGGGGCTCCGTCCAGGAAGAATGGAGCCACAACTGGACCGGGAATGACCTGCTCCGAGTGCGACCGGGCGGCCCGGGCGAACTGTGGTGAATGCGGCGACCCCTACTGTGAGGAGCACCGAGAGTCAGCCGCACACGACTGCACCCCAGTAAGCCACGGGAAGCAGGCTTCAGTTACTGATGAGGGGCGCGAGGAGCAAGACGCTCCAGCTGTCGACCTCCCAGATTGCGTCAAGTGCGGAAGAGACGCACGGTTCGAGTGTGATGGGTGTGGCCAGGATTTCTGCCTCCGCCACCGACGCCAATTGAACCACGAGTGCCCACCGACCCAGAATCCCTCCGGAGAGTCTGGCATCCTTCGGCGTGTGAAGAACGCCCTATTTGGCGACTAA
- the azf gene encoding NAD-dependent glucose-6-phosphate dehydrogenase Azf, translated as MDDPVLLTGASGRVGQAILGGIGEDYDWRLLDREPPTGESDHEFVVADVTDEDAIRAAVDGCGAVIHLAGDPRPEAPWDSVLRNNIDGTQTILDAAVDAGVDRFVFASSNHAVGHYETERKPDLYRSDDDFQLDGTELPRPGNLYGVSKAAGETLGRYYHDEHDLSFAAVRIGNLTEGHPPIDYERGQAMWLSYRDCAHLFDRCLSADYGYEIVYGISDNDRKYYSLERAKEALGYDPADNSAEWDGDEQVE; from the coding sequence ATGGACGACCCGGTCCTCCTCACGGGCGCTTCCGGACGCGTCGGTCAGGCCATCCTCGGCGGCATCGGTGAGGACTACGACTGGCGGCTCCTCGACCGCGAGCCCCCGACGGGCGAGTCCGACCACGAGTTCGTCGTCGCGGACGTCACCGACGAGGACGCCATCCGGGCGGCCGTGGACGGCTGCGGCGCGGTGATTCACCTCGCCGGCGACCCCCGGCCGGAAGCGCCCTGGGACAGCGTCCTCCGGAACAACATCGACGGCACGCAGACGATTCTCGACGCCGCCGTCGACGCGGGCGTCGACCGGTTCGTGTTCGCGTCCTCGAACCACGCCGTCGGCCACTACGAGACCGAGCGCAAACCCGACCTCTACCGCAGCGACGACGACTTCCAATTGGACGGCACGGAACTCCCGCGCCCCGGCAACCTCTACGGCGTCTCGAAGGCCGCCGGCGAGACCCTCGGCCGGTACTACCACGACGAACACGACCTCTCCTTCGCCGCCGTCCGCATCGGCAATCTCACCGAGGGTCACCCACCCATCGACTACGAGCGCGGGCAGGCGATGTGGCTGTCCTACCGGGACTGCGCGCACCTCTTCGACCGCTGTCTCTCTGCGGACTACGGCTACGAAATCGTCTACGGTATCTCTGACAACGACCGCAAGTACTACAGTCTGGAGCGCGCGAAAGAAGCGCTCGGCTACGACCCCGCGGACAACTCCGCGGAGTGGGACGGCGACGAGCAGGTCGAATAA
- a CDS encoding dihydroneopterin aldolase family protein — protein sequence MASDAQQACFEAGIKFGALYHQFAGTPVSPASAPSLETAIEESIENQPFCEGVAVDILTDRLDVEHGYTELTGEYMEVEMRIDYEGTEVVAEMAMQDGYPLMELASVE from the coding sequence ATGGCGAGTGACGCCCAGCAGGCGTGTTTCGAGGCGGGCATCAAGTTCGGGGCGCTCTACCACCAGTTCGCGGGGACGCCCGTGAGCCCGGCGAGCGCGCCGAGTCTGGAGACGGCCATCGAGGAGTCCATCGAGAACCAGCCGTTCTGCGAAGGGGTGGCCGTCGACATCCTCACCGACCGGCTGGACGTCGAGCACGGCTACACGGAGCTGACGGGCGAGTACATGGAGGTCGAGATGCGCATCGACTACGAGGGCACCGAGGTGGTCGCGGAGATGGCGATGCAGGACGGCTACCCGCTGATGGAGCTCGCGAGCGTCGAGTGA